ATgtattaattaacatttatacCCCAATTAATTGGGAATGTTTGTTATAACTCcccattaagggaattaattgtcCTCATCctttataaatagggctagggcacctATTGTAAAGGATCCAAACTTTTGTATTGAACTCCATAAAAGCTTGAAGAataacctaaaccacgtaaaatccgtatcttcttattgtgttttctttaagttatgtttattagttgatagtgaaaaagacagtcaatagaaattttttaacaaaattaattttaattagagAATAATACTCCTCATTTATTCACTTGACCTCTTTTTTATTGTCATACTATAAAAATCTTTTACAaaatattttatgtaaataaaaaatatatttttttactttttaaaataatattttacttGAAAACTATTTGAAGAAATTAactattttaaaacaaaaataatgcaTATTCTtgattattttagtaaaatatttatttaaaacactttaaagataaaaaaattatttcaaattAAAAGTGAAGTGataaatttttgttattttacaTTACTTGAATAAAtccttttaaatatttaaaaacataaaagtaatctaaataaataaaaaaaaaaaggtattgtTATCTTATTAAAGTATATTTATGAGTATTTTGTATTGTTTGGTAAAACACAAATGTGATATTATTAAAATCATATGAGTCTAAGTGAGTATTTAAATAAAGAGTGTAACTATTGACACccctttaattaaataattattatcaaatatattattttgatgaATTGACAAAAATGTTCTCATCAAATATTaagaaataagaaaataattattcTTCTGTTATATCCTAAAATACTCGATATATCATTTGTATATTAATTAGTTTAtcatttttgatattttttttacaaattatatCATTGGCCAAAATGTAACATCATCATTCTGTTAGCAATCTAGgatgaaatctaacagaagtctcacATTTCAATAACGTGTATAGTTCGGgggaaattttaaaaaatgagaATTATTCGGGGGATACGATCTGAATCGataattgggggggggggggggggggggcactacaacaaatttcattattagcggcgggggacTCCGCCACTaattaagggggggggggggggcactacaacaaatttcattattagcggcgggggactccgccgctaatagGCTTTAGCGGCGGGCCTCCGCCGCTAATACCCCACGCCTAAAAAAGTgtcgctaataatgattattagcggcggactgacacacccgccgctaataagCAATTATTAGCAGCGGACATTAGCGGCGGGTTCCGCCGCTAATAACTATGTCCGAGGCATTAATATTAGCCGCGGGGTCCGCCGCTATtattgtatttataattttttttaaattaaattttaaataaattaatatttattaaatttaattatttttaaaaataatttataatataatttaataaaaataaatatttaattaatttaaacataactaacattaaaattaatataaatagttttaatatttatcaacctagtaaatatcactatagtcattaaaaataaataaagtattaattcagtccaaatataTAACCTAGTAACTAAAGAAAGTCATTaggattaatattgaaattgtcctcatcttcaacattttggtctGGCTGTGAGGATGATGGCTGTGACGATGGCGGTGGTGGTGGCTGTGgcggtgaatgaatatatggtggttgtgatgatcgtccgagcgtgaggtccccaaacagatctcgaggctgtggctgtggcggaggctgcatcgatcctcctggaaaatcggtaaaactaaaatattgtggaggagaCTGAGAatgggtccaaaaatgtattggttttgatactgaggaggttgttgcgacgacatATGTGGCGGATACATTGGATGAGGTTGGTACAGCTGCTGCggcggatactgtgaaggaggctggaactgctgctgtgaaggaggTTGATACTGCTGatgtgaaggaggctgatactgctgtgaCGGAGACTGAGAAGACGAAGcaccttcggattgtggtggcaaatgcctctgcagaaaactgtcaaacattgggttatacagtttactgggatgcacagttgtcgaagtctcaaacgtctcacgaattgccttcaccagcaaagccataactctcatatcttcattaggcgaagcaacagtatttgcttgggactaactttgatctgtagagctagaggatgTCCTTTTTAccttccctttcgccctataacccactcctctttggtagtcagatctctccccgagtactttacttagtatctcgtattgatcgaccggggacgaatcaacaccagatacatttagagatgcctcactctgctgttgactttgcctctcattctgtgacctctcaacctcagccgccattttttcctgtataaagataacattataaacaaaaattataaacattagaaacaagaaaacaatactattcacttacataatcttgttgagctgcctcattgacaaaagattttgtcgattttctcatatgagcatccctccaagtatcaacaacatgcgcatgCGGGTTCttctatacaaatgtaaacaaaatgtttcagaatgtgttattttataaaattaaattaacatcttcacttacatattcgtgacgcttagctgccaacgactttgtgccttgtgttgttacatacttcatttgtcttctgtttgcttgatttttagcggaacgagccaaaaatctttcgctcaaaaacatttcacaaataagctgccaagcctccttagtgcaatggttaggtggcttagagaggacattctccaaatcttctggtccagcataatgacttttgaagtgtctatgtctatagttctttctctcgcgatatctttcccccatctccttgttgagagttgccagaactgactcacgttgtggatgaccgtctatattatagtaatactgcattaggaaaaaaaaatattagataacttgtaaataatggaattaaataatgaaaagtacaagatttgtaatttttttaccctcatacgatcaagcacttgatccttaaactgttgaggtacatcagcaaaatccaaataatgcccCGGACACAACATGGAAACTAGAGttcccaacatgcgaataaaagcttgatcctcctgcccaaccactttgttggtcacaggatcaagctctagatccaatggtttcccagcttttttccttcgttcttcaagaacattattactagcagggccacgaccttttcttctcgtcgacggggctttaaaatttattaacaataatcagtattagtattgatgttatatttatctaacaatataatttctaaaaataatatgcaatatttaacctgactcgcaagatgttggtaccctagaaggatctggcgggtcttgacccccaccatctccgccatgataagtagctatatcagctgatattatacttcagtttaaaatttattagttagtaattagcattaaatagaagtatatcacattgaattcataataataataattacaaaaaaaaaacttcattatatttaaatatatagttctgttacacaaatagaaaaaactaaacagagtaatcactatcatttccatcagtaatcggagacaaAAGGGTtgcccgcatcttgaacatcctgttggtcgtactatctcttgtatcaactccgttaacccacagatccttcaactcatccaccaatggtctcagaaatacatccatgtccttaccgggtgattttggcccaggaataaggagggtcaacatgaaataattgtctttcatgcacaaccaaggtggcagattatagtttgccaacaccacaggccacatactGTATGCAAgattcatgttgccaaatggattaaatccatcagcagctaagcccagacgaatatttctgggatcccttgaaaaattaggatgcttggcatcaaagtccttccacgcagagccgtccaccgggtgtcgcatcaccccttcatcttttgatttcccggcgtgatgccatatcgtgtgttttgctgtaatccttgaactgtataatcttttcaaccgaggggtcaacggaaagtaacgcatcaccttgtgtggcactttttttccttttgtcatttcggaagtaatccatctactacttccgcatactggacatgtctctttagatgcatgctcattgtaaaataagcagcaatcatactgacacacatgaatggactcgtatcccaaccctaattttttcaatctctttttcgcctcgtagtacgatccggggattttgttctccttaggaaatgcaagctttaacaacttcagcaattcatcaaatatgttgttaggcatcttccctctaacttttagatgcaataactttgctaaaaagttcagggatgaaatccaatcacagccaggatacaactccgcttcaatctcctcaaataactcgtcataatactgactcccaccgggatccctttctacttcctcagttgtcggtaaaaggaagtcttccacaacttgaatcatctcatcgtcttcattctcatcaaccacctcatcagcaacaatttcttccacctcaccatgaaaaatccacttatcataagcttgatgaaaacccctatcgaatacatgtgcccgaactacatccaaagattcaaatctattattattgcatcttacacacgggcacctaattcttccatcagaatctttatgttccgacgGCATCCTCAAAAACgcttgcagaccattccaatattcttgacaaccacaatttctcaatgttgtccaagtcttgtcaatcgccatctaaagtgttataagagtgtgagttttagtaatgtgaatagaaattgataacaaaggagatttgttatcatttttgaaatcttatgcaatattataatatcttatgctattttatgatgttttatttgataatgttatttataaacaaattaattttttttcctaaactaatttattatttattaaaattttattaaatattatttctaacttttattatttaattaattacattattataaattaattaaaaaataaattattatttattcttaattttttaaacttttattaaatataattatcaatttctatattcatgtaatttataaattattatttattcataattttttaatttgtaataataataataataattttataaattaattattatttgactttaagactaatttatatttttaaataattagataaattttattaataatatttttaacttATCATTTATGTGTCGATATCcatgtaattgatggttgtagtcaacaaccatcaatcacaaacataccgagactaagaaaataaattaactactaattaatttttttgttctatttttacaaattataataataataataatatatgttcaagcaaaaaggagaaaaaagaacaaaataacatgataatatgcacttattgttgttttttttttctatactcactttttttattaaataaactatcttaaatttgtttcaaaaaatttcacaatctaaacaaaattagtttccctattaaaaatatcaagttgCGGTGAAAATTAGTTAGTAGTATAAAAGCTTTCACTTATTTgactaaatactttttttttttgacaaaaattaaTAAGTAGTTCAAAAAATTTGGTATGGCCGCTAATAATGGCAATGGAGTAACACAGATGTGATATAATTAgtttgtttcaattttaatttaaaaaataattacaattttttttaaaataaaaaataattcaaaatttattactaaaatttaaaaatgattcaaacattaaaaaaatattttaaaatttaaattaattttaattgaatttgtatatttttctagcacttagtttaattaatattatataattaagaaaatggtGATAAAGAAAATATGGGTGCTAATAATCTGATTGATCAATTTTAAATCCTCTttattcaatattaacaaaaacactatattttacttaatactaaatcatctattattatattttataaattaatttaaattatcacttaaattttgtttttaaccAAAACAGTCCTATAATTATTTACATACCAAGATTACAAAATAAAGTAAGAATAAACACATATATCTTAACAATAGATGTCAAGATTTACATACCAGGGATACTAACTAAAGgactcaaaactcaaatattatacactaaacaaatacaaaataaattattcaaaaaatacaaaagatattaattacaaaaaatatatccacaccTGTTGAGGGTGTGCCAAGGTCGTGTGTGTGTCGGGGTCGTGGGTGTGTCGTTGtcctgataaaaaaaaattaataccaaaagatacacgaaaaaaattcaaaccaaaataatataaaactaagtataaaaaaaatgcaatatgttGGTTAGGCATTACACCATTATTCACCATTGAAGATGATTAAAGCAGAGAGCACAAAAGTAGCTAGTATAAAACAAGTGTTTCTATACCACTTACAACAATGACATACACAAGTATATTTATTTTAGTCAATTTATTAATCTAACTTTTGCAAGTGCTTAAAATGCATGCACTTGtttgatttaaattaaaataataaattcaattacATTGAGTAACTAAATTCTAGGAATTAAGTTTATGAAAGTATAAAATATGATATGGAtaagttacataaaaaaaaaataaagaaatttattaTTGCTGATATAAATGAAAGCTACcaacaaatatatgaaataaaaacTCGACATGAATAGAaattaaattaaacaaattaaattaaattatttatttagataatattatatcaaacttttattatttaattcattaaattattaaaaattaatcaaaaattaaattattatttattcttaattttttctacttttattaaatattattatcaatttctatatacatgtaatttataactatttaatattagataatattattcaataaacaaattaaattaaattatttatttagataatattatatcaaacttttattatttaattcattaaattattaaaaattaatcaaaaaataagttattatttatataattatttattcataattttttatacttttattaaatataattatcaatttctatattcatgtaatttataactatttaatattggataatgttattcaataaacaaattaaattaataaaaaataattaaaaataaattattatttattcataattttttaaaattttattaaatataattatcaatttttatattaatgtaatttatattaaacaatattattcaataaacaaattaaattaaattatttaattaaataataatatatcaaacttttataatttaataaattaaattattaaaaattaatcaaaaattaaattattatttatataattatttattcttaattattttatacttttattaaatattattatcaatttctatattcatgtaatttatatttaacaatattattcaataaacaaattaaattaatttatttatttagataatattatatcaaaattttattatttaattcattaaattattaaaaattaatcaaaaaataatttattatatatataattatcaatttctatatttatgtaatttatacctatttaattattttttattatttaattaattaaattagtaaaaaataattaaaaataaattattatttattcataattatttaatttgtaataataataataattttacaaattaattattatttgactttaaggctaatttattgttttaaataattagataaattaaAATGGCAGCCTAATATTAGCCTAACAAAACAAGCAGGAAGAAACAACCCTAGACATAATGACATAAACCCAGGATAAAAAGAGAACATACTCTATGTGGAAGTATCAATCTGCTCTGGAAGAAACAAACGTTACGGCAAGCCCTTTCATGCCGAACCTACCAGCTCTACCAACCTGGCCAGAATTTCATGAGAAAGGAGTAAGAAAAATAATATGCGATTTCATCTAAATAAagtcttaaatatttttataaaatattttaaaataaaaaagtaattttACGTAAATAAATGGACGGTATTATTGTCTGACTAATTAATTTTGATAGAGACTTGGTTCAAGTAGGCATTTTGTATTTCTAGCAAAACAAATTGATGTAATAATTTGGTATTATATATTGAAATCAGATGGATGTAAGTGAGTATTCAAACAAAATCTAATGTTGTAATttggtatttttaaaattacGAAGAAACTAGTATCTATTCCGTATTATATGTTTGTTTTTAACTTGATttgataaagaaaataaaataaaaatgtacgGATCTCTATTAAATAATTGGTTACAAACTACTACTAATCTTTGTGAACTATATATGAGTTAGTCAGAGGGGTGCATGTTATCAATTACGTATTCAGGGGATGGGGATTATGAACATCTATTTTCAGGGGATGGGGATGGTGCTAAAACAAAAGCACCTCTAAACTTGTAACATAACATAGTACAGAATTTCATAGGCAGGAGAAACGAAAAAGGTTTGTTTTTGTTCTACAATATACCTTAGAAACACCTTGGGTCTGCAACGCCTTCAACGAAATGGAGTTTAAGAGGCGGAATAGGTTGTTTAAGAAACGCCTTGGGTCTGCAACGAAATAAATTGTTAGAATAGATTTTAAGAGGCGGAATAGAGAAAGAGAAATGGAGAAGCTGCTACCTGCTTGGTCTGCAACACCTTGGGTCTGGTACCTACTCGGTGCGGTGTGGAGAAGCTGTGCGAAGGCAGGAGAAACGGAGAAGCAGGAGAAACGGAGAAGGCATGCGAAGAAGAAAGGTGCGGTGCAATATGTAACTTCTACATAATCATTAGCGGCGGGTACCGCCGCTATTACCATAGCCCGTCGCTAATAAcgttatccgccgctaataaatgaTATACTCCGTCGCtaatactattagcggcggatatCCGCCTCTAAAAAAAGGTGATTATCCATCGCTAATAACACTTTAAAAAATGAACCGTTTGATTCCCGGGCATTTTCCTCTgttgtattagcggcggataacCCGTCGCTAATAATAggaagtccgccgctaatacatattaattatatattttaaaataaccACACCTAATTAGCGACGGACCCCCTATCCCGCTGCTAATACCCTGTATTATAGCGGCGGACTGTACCCGCCGCTAATAGTTACGCCGCTACTCACATTAATTGTTGTAGTGGGCAAAAATGTTATTTCTTCTTTAAAAATATACGAGGAACTTAAATAGAAAggaaaagttgagaactacccATTTTTAGGAATAGTTAACTtaaattagacactaaatatatttagttgaactttacccattattatcatgagacttcccaaattatccttatttgagcacatggttgtaagtgttgttgtaatgtgtattatatgtgtcatattatagttaaattggaaatgCATTATAATTGTAGCGTATTTAAAGAGaaaaaaacatgtaattgaagATGTATAATGAGTACATTAATTGAAATTTTGGGTActaaaataagagttaaaaataGTGGGTAAAGATTAAAGTGGATCATTTAAAATGGGTACCGGGTCTAATTTCCACTAAATAAAAATGTATGCAGAGTACGAGTAACAATTCGTGCTAACGTATCATGTCATGGTAGGTTGGGGTATGTAGTTGGTCAACCCTAACCCAATTCCTTTATGTTTCGTGTCAATAAATCTCAACTCTATCAGACTCGTCATGTTCACGTGTCGACTCGACCTATCCCACACTACCTGTTGATCGGCGTGATTAGTACCacatatttgatttatttaatattttctatTATATTAATTCGTTTGACTCATTTgactttaaaaatatataaagtttcaaataaacaaaattgatgaaaagaacaacacaatatataaaattcttaatattaattaattatcacGTGTGAATAaagttatgatatatatatatatatttaaaggtTTTTCTTTCTACTTAATATTTATCTTTTAtggaaaataaataatattttaattataaaataatacttttaattatacataaaacataaatatgtAGTTTCGTGTCACATAAGCCCCTAGCCCCACCTATAAAAATATCCCGTCAAATGGGTCCAACTAGTTTTCGAACCCACCACATAACACGATTACTCAACACTAGGAATAATTTAAAACTTTACGAACCAAAACAAAGAATTTAAAGATTAAGAATATATGTACAGTACATTTTCAATAGCTTAAAGACCAGAGTAATATACCCTCATATGTTTATGAAAATATTCTTGAAGTAAACTAGTGGTTTCTAGGGCTAATGGGAATTATTAAAGCAACTGTCAACTCTCAAGTTGAGCGAGTTTAAGTATTTAAACTAATATATAAGCTCTTAAAATGATAcggaaaattaataataaattctgACTTTTTTATCTTagtattatattaaaataaattagatGAGAACAGCCCATATTCGACAACTTTTCATAATAAACAAATGCAAAACCAGATAACAGCTTGGATGGTTTTGAGGTTGCAGAAGTATTATGAGTTGTACAGTTGTTAGTAGGAGTCATAATGGAAGAGTTAAAATACCTCAAATTTTAAAATGTAGCTAAAAAAAGATCAAAATAAGCTTTCCAAAGGATAATGTAAATCATGAGTTAAAATAACTAAAGGCAATCTTGATATATAAAAATCTCTACATATGGAAACAACTCTCTTAGGTGTTAGTAATATGTAAAAATACTTTAATatttatttacacatttttagtgactattgcatttatatttaaataaatattatatataatataatattttattaatttctttattataaatatattaaaaatatattatttaaataatatagaaaaatatatatagaggCATTGTTgaatatggtataatgtaaatatgtgaggtaaaatagaaaaaatattgttttaataagatattttaaatatAGAATAGAGCGGGAGTGCTCTTAAAACCACCATTTCCTACTTGTACATATAAATATacgtatatacatatatacatatgtgtgtgtgcatgatgaaataaattaattgaatacTAAAAAGTAATATTATTAAACCAATAACAAGCGATTTTTATCCCTCTTAAAAAAAAGTTGCAACATTTGATGAGTTTCCCAGAAAGTATAGTTTTACCAACTTGGATTTTTAAGAAACAAATTAGTTTACTAGATGTTAAATGTCAACGCCAAGAAGAAATCTTGGGAAACCAAAGGCGCTGCTGTTTGGATGCTAAGAACGAAAAAACCAAAAACAGCAGACTTAAATGGTTTTCCATTTTACTTCTGTATTACACTATAAATACCCACTTAAACTACAAACCCATCTcaccattcaaaaataacaaagtTAATAATCTGTGAAGGAAGAAGAAAAGTTTTTAGTTAAAAGGCACATTTGGAGGAATTTGCAATTATGTCATCAACTACTATGGGCAAAGTCATACACTGCAAAGGTACATACATATGTATATACAGAGTATAGTTCATTTCTTCTTAATATATGTATGAGCTACTGCTTGGGGCTGACTAAATTTCATTTGATGTGTTGTTAATCCTTCTTCACTGATTTTACTCTAATTGTACTTGTGTACTAGTTGATTAATCTGGTTTAGTTTTGTTAcattaatatttaaattcatcATGTTGTAGCTGCGGTAGCATGGGAAGCAGGAAAGCCACTGGTGATAGAAGAAGTGGAGGTAGCACCTCCTCAGGCAATGGAAGTTCGCCTTAAAATCTTATTCACTTCCCTTTGCCACACTGATGTTTACTTCTGGGAAGCCAAAGTAACTACTTTTTTGTTCTTATATAGTTGCTCATATGTTATTTGATCAAATATGCTTCTTTCACACTTAAATGCTCCTCGCTTTAACGTTTAAACCATTTGAATTTGTCAATCTACAGGGACAAAAGCCATTATTTCCTCGTATTTTTGGCCACGAAGCAGGAGGGTATGGAAAACATTCGATTCAGCTAAATTCTCCAATTGTTGTTTTCACTTATTGATATATTCAATTTTTCTGAATGTTTTAGGATTGTGGAAAGCGTTGGTGAAGGTGTGACCGATCTCAGGCCGGGTGACCATGTGCTTCCGGTGTTCACTGGGGAGTGTAAGGAGTGCCGTCATTGCAAATCCGAGGAGAGTAACATGTGTGATCTCCTTAGGATCAACACTGACAGAGGTGTGATGCTCAATGATGGCAAGTCCAGATTTTCAATCAAGGGACAGCCCATTTACCATTTTGTTGGAACTTCAACCTTCAGTGAGTATACAGTTGTTCATGTTGGCTGCGTTGCTAAGATCAACCCTGCAGCTCCACTCGACAAAGTATGCATCCTCAGCTGTGGTATCTCTACAGGTTAGAACAAAACTATTTCGACTTCTTAGTAGCATTATTCTTTGTGTATGTTTGGAAACGTTTCTTATTTCTTTTTAATGAGAATTGGCTTCTGTAATGAAGGTCTTGGCGCAACATTGAATGTTGCAAAACCAACAAAAGGCTCAACTGTGGCTGTTTTCGGACTGGGAGCTGTTGGCCTTGCAGTGAGTTTTCTTCTGCATCTTACTATCAATTAACAAGAAAATATTTTGCCATGTATATCTTGACTAATGTTTACTACTTCCTGTTATGTTTGACTTTGTTAGGCTGCTGAAGGGGCAAGAATGACTGGAGCTTCAAGGATCATTGGGGTTGATTTAAATTCCAACAGATTTCAAGAATGTTAGAACATCCATTAAACATTTAAAGATGCAACATTTGTTGTCTTAATTTCTAGTTGCATTATCCAACTGACTTCTGATTTTGTGATGTTTGTTTTCCTAAATTCCTTCTATCAGCCAAGAAATTTGGAGTTACTGAATTTGTGAACCCAAAAGATCATGCTAAGCCTGTTCAAGAGGTGCTTGCTGAAATATCTGGTGGTGGAGTTGACCGGAGCATCGAGTGTACTGGAAATATCAATGCCATGATCTCTGCCTTCGAATGCGTCCATGATGTAGTTTCTGTGATCTTTCTTACCAGTTTAATGGGTTAATTTTTCTATTTAAGCTGAATGCAGTCTCTTATCAGAAAAAGCATTATGGCATAAAGGATTTTCTTTGGTAAAACTCCAAGTTATTGTTTGCAGGGGTGGGGTGTTGCGGTACTTGTTGGC
The genomic region above belongs to Humulus lupulus chromosome 1, drHumLupu1.1, whole genome shotgun sequence and contains:
- the LOC133802408 gene encoding uncharacterized protein LOC133802408, which codes for MLGTLVSMLCPGHYLDFADVPQQFKDQVLDRMRYYYNIDGHPQRESVLATLNKEMGERYRERKNYRHRHFKSHYAGPEDLENVLSKPPNHCTKEAWQLICEMFLSERFLARSAKNQANRRQMKYVTTQGTKSLAAKRHEYVSEDVNLIL
- the LOC133802400 gene encoding alcohol dehydrogenase, which codes for MSSTTMGKVIHCKAAVAWEAGKPLVIEEVEVAPPQAMEVRLKILFTSLCHTDVYFWEAKGQKPLFPRIFGHEAGGIVESVGEGVTDLRPGDHVLPVFTGECKECRHCKSEESNMCDLLRINTDRGVMLNDGKSRFSIKGQPIYHFVGTSTFSEYTVVHVGCVAKINPAAPLDKVCILSCGISTGLGATLNVAKPTKGSTVAVFGLGAVGLAAAEGARMTGASRIIGVDLNSNRFQESKKFGVTEFVNPKDHAKPVQEVLAEISGGGVDRSIECTGNINAMISAFECVHDGWGVAVLVGVPNKDDAFKTHPINVLNEKTLKGTFFGNYKPRSDLPSVVEMYMNKELELEKFITHEVPFSEINKAFELMLKGEGIRCIIRMEA